Sequence from the Sphingomonas koreensis genome:
TAACGGCTGTCATCGCGCGGCCTTTAGGCCGTTCTGCACGCCGTTTTCGTCGAACAGCGCGGTATCGGGCACGGTGATTGCGGGCATGCGGCCGCCCGCCTGCCGGTTGAGGCCAAAGACGAAGGCGAGCACGGTCGCGACCGCCATGTACAGATCGTCGCGGATCTCCTGATTCTCGCGGCTGGTGAAGTAGATGGCGCGCGCCAGCGGCGGCAGCTCGATCCGTGGCACCGCGAATTCGTCGGCCAGCTCGCGGATCGCCAGCGCGATCTCGCCGCGACCCTTGGCCACCACCACCGGCACCTGATCCTTGCCGCTCGAATAACGCAGCGCGACCGAGAAATGGGTCGGGTTGGTCAGGACGACATGCGCCTCCTGCAGCTTGGAGCGAAGCCCGCCCTTGGCCATTTCGCGCTGGCGCTGGCGCTGTGCGGCCTTGGCTTCGGGCGAGCCTTCGCTTTCCTTGTGCTCGTCCTTCACTTCCTGAAGGCTCATCTTGAGGCGCTGCATGTGGCGGAAGATCTGGATCGGCAGGTCGATGCCCGCGATCAGCAGCAGCCCGCCGGCCATCACGAAGACCAGGGTCGCAAAGGTATCGCCGAGCGATTTCACCGCGGTGCCGAGGTCCGACGAGACCAGCCCCATGGTCGGCCCGGCCGATCCCCACAGCATCCACGCGCCGATCCCGCCGAGCAGCAGCACCTTGAGCAGCGACTTGAACAGCTCGATCCAGCCGGTCGGGCCGAAGATGCGCTTGAGGCCAGAGCCGGGATTGATGCGGTTGCCCTTGGGCGCGAGCAGCTTGCCGTTCCAGTGGAGCGCGCCAAGCGCCGCCTGGCTCGCAATCGCGCCCACCAGTGTGATCGCCAGCAAGGCGCCGAGCGACGGCGCCAGCTTCCACCCCGCGGTGGCGAGCGGTTTCCACGGCTGGAAGCTCTCGATATCGGCGCGGCCGAAGGTGAAGCTCGCGCCCATCACCTCCTTGATCGCGCCGAGCAGTTGCGGCCCCATCAGCACTATCCATCCGCAGCCGAGCAGGATGATCAGCGCCGCGCCGAAATCACGCGACTTGAGCAGGTCGCCTTGCTCAAGCGCCTTCTCCTTGCGCTTGGGTGTTGGTGCTTGTGTCTTTTCGCCTGCGCTCTCCGACATCAGCCAAGCACCAGCGTCTGGGCCGCGTCGAGCGCCTCGCGCACGATCACGAGCATATAGTCGCCCATCGCGGGCATGCCGACGAGCAGCGCCAGCACGCCCATCGCGAGGCTGGCGGGAATGCCGATGGCGAACAGGTTGAGCGCGGGCGCCGATCGCGAGAGCATGCCGACCACGATGTTGAGACAGAGCAGCAGGAAGCCGACCGGCAGCGCGAGCAGCAGTCCGGCAAGGAAGGCATAGCCGCCGAACAGCGCGATGTTCTGCAGCTTGCCCGGCGTCAGCCAGGCCTGGCCGGGCGGGAGCAGCTCATAGGAGCGCACCACCAGCTCGACGAGCACGAGGTGGCCATCGACAGCGAGGAACAGCAAGGTCAGTAGGATCGTCAGGAACTGGCCCAGTGCCGGAGTCGATTGGCCGGTCTGCGGGTTGACCGCGGTGGCGAAGGAAAGACCCATCGACACGCCGATTACCTCGCTCGCCACCAAGGGCGCGGCAAAGGCGATCTGGAGGATGAAGCCGAGCGCCAAGCCGACCAGCACTTCGGCAGCGACGGCGAGGAAGGTCGCGAGCGCGAACACCTCGCCCGGCGCATCGATCGGCACCGCGTTCATCGACAGGATACCGACCGCTGCGGTGAGCAGGATGCGGACGTTCATCGGCACCGACACCGCGCCGAACACCGGCGCCGCGACGAACGCCGCGCCGACGCGCACCATCGTGAACAGCAGCGCCCAGAGCTGAGGCTCGATCGAGAGGCCGAAGCCGAGCATTATCTGCCGTCCGTTCGCGCGGAAGCGGTACCGGCCCGCTCCCCCGCCCGGCCACCCACACGGTACTCTCGATGGGTGGCCGGGCGGGGGAGCGGGCCGGTACCGCCATTCAGCGAAGCTGAATCACGCATCAGCGCACCAGTTCCGGGATGCGTTCGAAGATGCCGGTGGTGAAATCGCCGAGCAGGGTCATGATCATGCCGCCGAAGATCACGAGGGAGACCCCCACGATCGCGAGCTTGGGCACGAAGGTGAGCGTCTGCTCCTGGATCGAGGTCGCGGCCTGCACCATGCCGAGGATCAGGCCCGACAGCAGCGCCGGGATCAGGATCGGGGCCGATGCGAGCGCAAGCACCCACATCGCCTCGCGCGCGACCGTCAGGAAATATTCTGCGTCCATCGGAAATTCCTAGGTCACGAAGCTTGAGGCGAGGCTGCCCATCGTCAGCGCCCAGCCGTCGACCAGCACGAACAGCAGCAGCTTGAAGGGCATCGAGATGATCGTCGGCGACATCATCATCATGCCGAGGCTCATCAGCACGGTGGCGACGATCAGGTCGATGACGATGAACGGCAGGAAGATCAGGAAGCCGATCTGGAATGCGGTCTTGAGCTCGCTCGTCACGAACGCCGGAAGCAGGATCGAGAAGGGCGTATCCTTGGGGTTTGCGATCGGGCCGACCTTGGCCATCTGCGCGAACATGGTGATGTCCTTGACCCGCGTCTGCTTGAGCATGAAGGCGTGGAGCGGCTCGCCCGCCTTCTCGATCATCTCGGTCGCGCCGATGCGGCCCTGCGCATAGGGCTGGATCGCCGCGGTGTTCATCTGCGAAATCGTCGGTGCCATCACGAAGAACGACAGGAACAGCGACAGCCCGACCAACACTTGATTCGGTGGAGTTTGCTGGAGTCCCAACGCCTGCCGCAGGATCGCCAGCACAATGATGATCCGCGTGAAGCTGGTCATCATCAGCAGGATGCCCGGCAGAACCGTGAGCAGCCCCATGATGATGAGGACCTGGAGCGACAGGCTGAGCGGCGCGTCGCCGCCGCCGAGATCGCCCAACGCCCGGTCGACCGCATCGCCTACACCCGGAGCCGGCGCGGCAGCGGGCGCAGCGACCGGAGCCGGCGCTGGCGCGCCTTGCGCGAATGCCGGCGCGACCAGGAACAACGCGAGCGCAACCGCGGCCAGCACGAGCGCGAGATGGCGAAAGGCGGCGATCACGGGTCGATCCGGTCGATCAGCGAAACGCCGTTGCGGCTCACCGAGACGAGGATGCGCTTGCCCTCGACCTCAAGCACCGCGATCCGCGTCCCGGTCGAGACCATCATCGTCTCCCTGACCTTGAGCATGCGGTCGCCCTGATTGCCGGGCAGCCGCGCCTCGAGCTTGCGCCAGAGATAGAGGCAGCCGATCAGCAGCCCGCAGACGAGCGGCAGCAGCACGACCAGCTTGAGGATGTAGGACCACATCATGGCTGGGTTCAGCCCCGCTTCTCGGGGGCGACCAGCTCGGTCATGCGGATGCCGAACTTGTCGCCGACGGTGACGACCTCGCCGCGGCCGATCAGCGTGCCGTTGACGAACACGTCGAGCAGCTCGTCGGCCTGACGGTCGAGCTCGATCACGCTCGATTCGCCGAGCGCGAGC
This genomic interval carries:
- the flhB gene encoding flagellar type III secretion system protein FlhB → MSESAGEKTQAPTPKRKEKALEQGDLLKSRDFGAALIILLGCGWIVLMGPQLLGAIKEVMGASFTFGRADIESFQPWKPLATAGWKLAPSLGALLAITLVGAIASQAALGALHWNGKLLAPKGNRINPGSGLKRIFGPTGWIELFKSLLKVLLLGGIGAWMLWGSAGPTMGLVSSDLGTAVKSLGDTFATLVFVMAGGLLLIAGIDLPIQIFRHMQRLKMSLQEVKDEHKESEGSPEAKAAQRQRQREMAKGGLRSKLQEAHVVLTNPTHFSVALRYSSGKDQVPVVVAKGRGEIALAIRELADEFAVPRIELPPLARAIYFTSRENQEIRDDLYMAVATVLAFVFGLNRQAGGRMPAITVPDTALFDENGVQNGLKAAR
- the fliR gene encoding flagellar biosynthetic protein FliR translates to MLGFGLSIEPQLWALLFTMVRVGAAFVAAPVFGAVSVPMNVRILLTAAVGILSMNAVPIDAPGEVFALATFLAVAAEVLVGLALGFILQIAFAAPLVASEVIGVSMGLSFATAVNPQTGQSTPALGQFLTILLTLLFLAVDGHLVLVELVVRSYELLPPGQAWLTPGKLQNIALFGGYAFLAGLLLALPVGFLLLCLNIVVGMLSRSAPALNLFAIGIPASLAMGVLALLVGMPAMGDYMLVIVREALDAAQTLVLG
- the fliQ gene encoding flagellar biosynthesis protein FliQ, which gives rise to MDAEYFLTVAREAMWVLALASAPILIPALLSGLILGMVQAATSIQEQTLTFVPKLAIVGVSLVIFGGMIMTLLGDFTTGIFERIPELVR
- the fliP gene encoding flagellar type III secretion system pore protein FliP (The bacterial flagellar biogenesis protein FliP forms a type III secretion system (T3SS)-type pore required for flagellar assembly.), which translates into the protein MIAAFRHLALVLAAVALALFLVAPAFAQGAPAPAPVAAPAAAPAPGVGDAVDRALGDLGGGDAPLSLSLQVLIIMGLLTVLPGILLMMTSFTRIIIVLAILRQALGLQQTPPNQVLVGLSLFLSFFVMAPTISQMNTAAIQPYAQGRIGATEMIEKAGEPLHAFMLKQTRVKDITMFAQMAKVGPIANPKDTPFSILLPAFVTSELKTAFQIGFLIFLPFIVIDLIVATVLMSLGMMMMSPTIISMPFKLLLFVLVDGWALTMGSLASSFVT
- a CDS encoding flagellar biosynthetic protein FliO; the protein is MWSYILKLVVLLPLVCGLLIGCLYLWRKLEARLPGNQGDRMLKVRETMMVSTGTRIAVLEVEGKRILVSVSRNGVSLIDRIDP
- the fliN gene encoding flagellar motor switch protein FliN, translated to MNDMTGGIATDSAAAANFHLLQDVDVKLTVEIGSTTLTLRELLALGESSVIELDRQADELLDVFVNGTLIGRGEVVTVGDKFGIRMTELVAPEKRG